One segment of Laspinema palackyanum D2c DNA contains the following:
- a CDS encoding NAD(P)(+) transhydrogenase (Re/Si-specific) subunit beta encodes MSELIPTGIQLSYLVASSLFFVGLKQLSSPATARNGNLLASVGMLLAIVATLLDRQVLNYEMILIGIAIGSVIGVVSAQKVEMTAMPQMVGLFNGFGGAASALIAVGEFWRYYQKFQEPPLDTTITALLGILIGGITFTGSLMAFAKLQGLVTGRPITFPLQQPVNALLFGGFLVGSVYLAFNPLNTPVFLALTGVSLVLGVMFVIPIGGGDMPVVISLLNSFSGLAASAAGFVVMNNMLIVAGALVGASGIILTVIMCKAMNRSLTNVLFAAFGTGEGGGTADATGDMGDKTVRSIDSEESAMMLGYARSVVIVPGYGMAVAQAQHAVRELADQLDRLGVEVKYAIHPVAGRMPGHMNVLLAEANVPYEQLYDMEDINAEFDRTDVALVIGANDVVNPAARDNSGSPIYGMPILEVDKASHTIVIKRGMSTGFAGIDNDLFYKDKTMMLFGSAKEVINKLVSEVKQL; translated from the coding sequence GTGAGCGAATTAATCCCAACTGGAATACAGTTAAGCTATTTAGTAGCATCATCCTTATTTTTCGTCGGTCTGAAACAGTTGAGTTCACCGGCGACGGCCCGCAACGGAAATTTATTAGCATCGGTGGGGATGTTATTGGCGATCGTGGCAACTCTACTCGATCGCCAAGTGCTCAATTACGAGATGATTTTGATTGGGATTGCGATCGGTTCCGTGATTGGAGTTGTCTCCGCCCAGAAAGTGGAAATGACCGCCATGCCGCAGATGGTCGGTCTCTTCAACGGATTTGGGGGTGCTGCCTCTGCCCTCATTGCCGTCGGTGAATTCTGGCGCTACTATCAAAAATTCCAGGAACCACCCCTGGATACCACCATCACCGCCTTACTCGGCATCTTAATCGGGGGGATTACCTTTACAGGTTCTCTCATGGCCTTTGCTAAATTGCAAGGACTCGTCACCGGCAGACCGATTACCTTTCCCTTGCAACAACCTGTCAACGCCCTCCTCTTCGGCGGTTTCCTCGTTGGCAGTGTATATTTAGCCTTCAATCCCTTAAATACCCCAGTATTTTTGGCCTTAACCGGCGTTTCCTTAGTCCTGGGTGTCATGTTCGTGATTCCCATTGGCGGCGGGGATATGCCCGTGGTGATTTCCCTGTTAAACTCTTTTTCGGGTTTAGCTGCATCCGCTGCCGGTTTCGTGGTCATGAATAATATGCTGATCGTCGCCGGTGCCTTAGTCGGTGCCTCGGGGATCATCCTGACCGTGATTATGTGTAAAGCGATGAACCGATCGCTGACCAACGTCCTGTTTGCCGCCTTCGGAACCGGGGAAGGTGGCGGAACTGCTGATGCTACTGGGGACATGGGCGATAAAACCGTCCGCTCCATCGACTCCGAAGAAAGTGCGATGATGTTAGGATATGCCCGTTCCGTCGTCATCGTTCCCGGATATGGCATGGCCGTCGCCCAAGCACAGCACGCAGTCCGAGAATTGGCCGATCAATTAGACCGATTAGGCGTAGAAGTCAAATATGCCATTCACCCCGTAGCGGGTCGGATGCCTGGACACATGAACGTCTTACTAGCGGAGGCCAATGTGCCTTACGAACAGTTGTATGACATGGAAGATATCAATGCCGAATTTGATCGCACTGATGTCGCCTTAGTGATTGGCGCGAACGATGTAGTCAATCCTGCCGCCCGAGACAATTCCGGCAGTCCCATCTACGGAATGCCAATTTTGGAAGTAGATAAAGCCAGTCATACCATTGTTATCAAACGCGGGATGAGTACCGGATTTGCCGGGATTGATAATGATTTGTTCTACAAAGATAAGACCATGATGCTGTTTGGTAGCGCCAAAGAGGTGATTAATAAATTGGTCTCAGAAGTCAAACAGTTGTAA
- a CDS encoding NAD(P) transhydrogenase subunit alpha: MPEAIISALFVFVLASFAGFEVINKVPPTLHTPLMSGANAISGIALLGAIIVAGDRDWSVTVILGLIAVVFSTINVVGGFLVTDRMLQMFKKKEVKA; encoded by the coding sequence ATGCCCGAAGCCATCATTTCTGCTTTATTTGTGTTTGTTCTAGCTTCATTTGCTGGATTTGAAGTCATCAACAAAGTACCACCCACCCTGCATACCCCCTTAATGTCCGGGGCGAATGCGATTTCCGGGATTGCCCTTTTAGGTGCAATCATCGTTGCCGGAGACCGGGATTGGAGTGTTACGGTGATTTTAGGATTAATTGCCGTCGTGTTTTCCACCATTAATGTTGTCGGTGGATTTCTCGTGACCGATCGGATGTTGCAAATGTTCAAGAAAAAAGAGGTGAAAGCGTGA
- a CDS encoding Re/Si-specific NAD(P)(+) transhydrogenase subunit alpha: protein MKIAVAKEIEVGERRVALIPDMVARLVKAGLEIFVEAGAGEQSFFYDDAYESAGAKIVADSAQLWGEADLLLKVAAPREEEIHKLREGSALVSFLNPLGNPVIVDRLAQRGITAFSMEMIPRTTKAQSMDALSSQAAIAGYKAVLLAAATAPKFFPMLTTAAGTIRPAKVLVMGAGVAGLQAIATARRLGAVVEAFDIRPAVKEEVQSLGAKFVEVKLDEETVAEGGYAREISEESKRRTQEVLSDTVAAADIVITTAQVPGKKAPRLITEEMFARMKPGAAIVDLAAEQGGNCAYTEAGKDIVRNGVTIVGPINLPASMPVHASQMYSKNIATFIQYMIKDNALNLDFSDEIIGSTCVAHGHEIRNSRVREALEVVGGKV, encoded by the coding sequence ATGAAAATAGCTGTAGCAAAAGAAATCGAAGTGGGAGAACGTCGCGTTGCCTTAATCCCAGATATGGTGGCGCGGTTAGTCAAAGCCGGACTCGAAATTTTCGTGGAAGCTGGCGCAGGAGAGCAATCGTTTTTTTACGATGACGCTTATGAATCTGCTGGCGCTAAGATTGTGGCCGATAGCGCTCAACTGTGGGGCGAAGCGGACTTATTGCTGAAAGTGGCGGCCCCTAGGGAAGAGGAAATTCACAAACTGCGCGAAGGCAGTGCACTGGTCAGTTTTCTGAATCCCCTGGGTAATCCAGTCATCGTCGATCGCCTCGCCCAAAGGGGAATCACCGCCTTCAGTATGGAAATGATCCCCCGGACCACTAAAGCCCAAAGCATGGATGCCCTTTCCTCCCAAGCGGCGATCGCCGGATATAAAGCGGTCCTGCTGGCGGCTGCCACTGCCCCGAAATTCTTCCCCATGTTAACCACCGCTGCCGGGACCATTCGACCGGCGAAAGTGTTGGTAATGGGTGCAGGGGTGGCCGGATTGCAGGCGATCGCCACTGCCCGTCGTCTCGGTGCCGTGGTGGAAGCCTTCGACATTCGCCCTGCGGTGAAAGAAGAAGTACAAAGCCTTGGGGCCAAATTCGTCGAGGTCAAACTTGATGAAGAAACCGTGGCAGAAGGGGGATATGCCCGCGAAATTTCCGAAGAATCCAAGCGACGCACCCAGGAAGTGCTTTCCGATACGGTGGCTGCTGCCGATATTGTGATTACCACAGCACAAGTTCCCGGCAAAAAAGCGCCGAGACTAATTACCGAGGAAATGTTTGCGCGGATGAAACCCGGGGCGGCGATCGTGGACTTAGCTGCGGAACAAGGGGGCAACTGCGCCTATACCGAAGCCGGAAAAGATATCGTTCGCAATGGTGTAACCATAGTCGGTCCGATTAACTTACCCGCTTCCATGCCCGTCCATGCGTCGCAAATGTACTCAAAAAATATCGCCACATTCATTCAGTACATGATCAAAGACAACGCCTTAAACCTAGATTTTTCTGACGAAATTATCGGCAGTACCTGCGTTGCCCACGGTCATGAAATTCGCAACTCCCGAGTGCGGGAAGCGTTAGAAGTTGTTGGGGGAAAAGTGTAA